The following are encoded together in the Humulus lupulus chromosome 5, drHumLupu1.1, whole genome shotgun sequence genome:
- the LOC133777945 gene encoding ent-kaurenoic acid oxidase 2-like codes for MELNFGFWVFSALIGGLVALILILKRANEWYHVSMVAGRQCSLPPGDMGWPLIGNMWSFLIAFKFGHPDSFISNFISRYGRTGIYKAYLFGSPTIIVTAPETCRPVLMDDAQFKQGWPKSTSQLLGRKSFLGLSAEEHKFLRRLTAAPISGQKALSVYHEFMKDVIVTSLGNLSKAERSFEFLTEIRKITFQIIMHVFLSCESGPVIEIMEKEYAKLNYGLRAMAINLPGFAYHKALKARKNLMKILQGVIDGRKATKENSFLEDKTDMLDLLLDVEDENGEKLDDEQIIDVILMYLNAGHESTAHATLWATLFLHEHPGYLQKAKGEQEEILLERPATEEGLSIKEIRKMEYLSKVIDETLRVVNVSLFTYREAKTDVSIGGYTIPKGWKVLIWFRGIHLDPECYHNPNEFNPSRWNECKPKKGSFIPFGTGSRLCPGSDLTKLELSTFLHYFLLHYELERLNPTSSVRYLPHTRPKDNCLAKLNKLS; via the exons ATGGAGTTGAATTTTGGATTTTGGGTTTTCTCAGCTTTGATAGGTGGCCTTGTTGCATTAATTTTGATCCTGAAGAGAGCTAATGAGTGGTATCATGTAAGCATGGTGGCTGGAAGGCAGTGCTCTCTGCCTCCAGGTGATATGGGTTGGCCTCTCATTGGGAATATGTGGTCTTTTCTCATTGCTTTCAAATTTGGTCACCCTGATTCATTCATCTCCAACTTCATTTCCAG ATATGGCAGAACAGGAATTTACAAGGCCTACTTGTTTGGAAGCCCAACAATCATTGTCACAGCACCAGAAACATGTAGACCAGTCTTGATGGATGATGCACAGTTTAAGCAAGGCTGGCCTAAATCAACTTCTCAATTGTTGGGAAGGAAATCTTTTTTAGGCCTTTCTGCAGAGGAGCACAAGTTTCTCCGCCGCCTGACTGCCGCCCCGATCAGCGGTCAGAAGGCCCTCTCTGTCTACCATGAATTCATGAAAGATGTTATAGTAACGTCCTTGGGTAATTTGTCAAAGGCAGAAAGGTCATTTGAGTTCTTGACTGAGATAAGGAAGATCACCTTTCAAATAATCATGCATGTTTTTTTAAGCTGTGAGAGTGGCCCAGTGATTGAGATAATGGAGAAAGAATATGCTAAACTCAATTATGGACTTAGAGCCATGGCCATCAACCTACCAGGCTTTGCTTATCATAAAGCATTAAAG GCTCGAAAGAACTTGATGAAGATTCTTCAGGGTGTTATAGATGGAAGAAAGGCCACGAAAGAGAACAGTTTTTTAGAGGATAAGACAGACATGCTCGATTTACTGCTGGATGTTGAGGACGAGAATGGCGAAAAATTAGATGATGAGCAAATCATAGATGTGATCCTCATGTACTTAAATGCTGGTCATGAATCTACAGCTCATGCCACTTTGTGGGCAACCCTTTTCTTACACGAACATCCTGGGTATCTCCAGAAAGCTAAG GGAGAGCAAGAGGAAATTCTGCTGGAAAGACCAGCAACGGAGGAAGGACTGAGCATCAAAGAAATTAGGAAAATGGAATACCTCTCCAAG GTAATTGATGAAACACTCCGCGTGGTTAATGTCTCATTATTTACATATAGAGAGGCAAAAACAGATGTTAGCATTGGGG GATACACGATACCAAAAGGGTGGAAAGTGTTAATCTGGTTTAGAGGGATTCATTTAGACCCGGAATGTTATCACAATCCAAACGAGTTCAATCCTTCAAGATGGAAT GAATGCAAACCCAAGAAAGGAAGTTTCATTCCCTTTGGAACAGGAAGTAGGCTATGCCCAGGAAGTGATTTGACTAAGCTTGAACTCTCAACTTTTCTTCATTATTTTCTTCTTCACTATGA GCTTGAACGACTGAACCCTACTAGTAGCGTCAGATACTTACCGCATACGAGGCCCAAAGATAACTGCCTTGCAAAACTCAACAAGCTATCTTAG